The DNA region GGTGGAGAGCGTCTCGCTGAATGCCTTCACCGACTCGGGACCGATGTCCAGGCCCATCTTCCCCTCGGGGATGGCGTCGGCGGCGACCGTGGTGTGCGGCGCGTCGGCGGCGAAACCATCGGCGGCCACCACGTCCACGGGCAGGCTGATGACGTCCCCGAACTTGGCGAGCAGATCCTTACAGGTGTCGATCATCTCCTCCTGCAGCAGGGAGGAGCCGACCCCGTGACCCTGGGCGGCGAGGAAGGTGAAGCACATACCGCCACCGATGACGAGGCTGTCGACCTTGGGCGCCAGGGCTTCGATCACGGCGAGCTTGTCGGACACCTTGGACCCGCCCAACACGACCGCATAGGGGTGCTCGGGGTCACCGCTGAGGTTCGCGAGGACCTCGACCTCGCTCCGGACGAGGTCCCCGGCGTAGGCCGGGAGGACCTTGGCGACGTCGTACACGGACGCCTGGGCACGGTGGACCACCCCGAAGCCGTTCGACACGAAGGCCCCGTCCTCGCCCACGAGGCTCGCCAGTTCGGCGGCGAACTCGGCCCGCTCCGCCTCGTCCTTGCTCGTCTCGCGTGCGTCGAACCGCACGTTCTCCACGAGGAGGACGTCGCCGTCGGTCAGACCGTTGGCGCGCTCGCGGGCATCCGGACCCACCACGTCTCCGGCGAGCTGGACGTAGCGTCCGAGCTCGTCACCCAGCTTCTCGGCCACAGGGGCGAGTGAGAACTCGGGATCGGCCTGCCCCTTCGGACGGCCGAGATGCGCCGTGATCACCAGCGCCGCGCCGGCGTCCAGCAGGGCGTTGAGCGTGGGCAGCGAGGCCGTGATACGGCCCGCATCGGTGATGGTCGTGCCGTCGAGCGGGACGTTGAGGTCGCAGCGGACGAGGATCTTGCGGCCCTCTACGCCGGCGTCGAGCAGGTCGTTGAGCGTGCTCACGGCCATGTGGTGGGACTCCTGTCGGAAGAACGGTGGTGATGGTGGGTGGTACGCGGTACCGGACTATGTGCTCCGGGCCCGGTCGGGACGCTGTGGGCGTTCCCGGACCGGGCCCGGATCGTCGTACTGGGGATGAAAGTCCCGAGAGTTCTCAGAGGGACTTGCCGACCAGGCCGATGATGTCGGCGAGGCGGTTGGAGTAACCCCACTCGTTGTCGTACCAGGAGGCGATCTTGATCTGGCCGTCGATCGCCTTGGTCAGCGGCGCGTCGAAGATGGACGAGTGCGGGTCACCGACGATGTCGGAGGAGACGATCGGGTCCTCGGTGTACTTCAGGATTCCCTTCATCGGACCCTCGGCGGCGGCCTTGATCGCGGCGTTGACCTCGTCGACCGAGGCCTTCTTCTCGAGCTCGACCGTGAGGTCGGTGAGCGAACCGGTGGGCAGCGGGACGCGCACGGCGTACCCGTCGAACTTGCCCTTGAGCTCCGGGAGGACGAGCGCGACGGCCTTGGCGGCACCGGTCGAGGTGGGCACCATGTTGATGCCGGCGGCGCGGGCACGACGCATGTCGCTGTGGGGCGCGTCCTGGAGGTTCTGGTCCTGCGTGTAGGCGTGGATCGTGGTCATGAGGCCCTTGACGATCCCGAACTCGTCCGAGAGCACCTTGGCGACCGGGGCGAGGCAGTTGGTGGTGCAGGAGGCGTTGGAGATGATCGTCTGCGAACCGTCGTACTCGTGGTCGTTGACGCCCATGACGACGGTGATGTCCTCGTTCTTGGCCGGCGCCGAGATGATGACCTTCTTGGCGCCGCCCTCGAGGTGGCCCTTGGCCTTCTCCGCATCGGTGAAGATGCCGGTGGACTCGACGACGACGTCGACCCCGTAGTCGCCCCACGGCACGGACGCGGGACCCTCCTTGACGGCGAGGGCGCCGATCTTCACACCACCGACGGTGATCGACGAGTCGTCGAACGTGACGTCCTTGCCCAGACGACCCAGGATCGAGTCGTACTTGAGCAGGTGAGCGAGCATGTCGTTCGTGGTCAGGTCATTGACGGCCACGATCTCGATGTCCGTCTTGCCCTCGGCCTTGAGAGCCTCCACCGCGCGGTAGAAGTTGCGGCCGATACGTCCGAATCCGTTGATGCCTACGCGCACGGTCACGTGTTGTCTCCTTATTGGTGGTGCGAGAACGCTTTACGTCACCAGGGCCGGGTGGAGCCCGGGACGTGATCCAGACTACCCGCCGCGGACCGCGCCCGTGCAGGGTGCTCGGGGGTGGATCAGCCTTCGTCGAGCATGTCCTCGGTGACGACGGACTCGGTGTCGGGGATTCCGAGATCGGCGGCCTTCCGGTCCGCCATGGACAGGAGCCTCCTGATCCGGCCGGCGACCGCGTCCTTGGTCATGGGCGGGTCCGCGAGCTGGCCGAGCTCCTCGAGCGAGGACTGGCGGTGCTGGACGCGGAGTTCACCCGCAGCGAGCAGGTGATCGGGGACGTCCTCGGCGAGGATCTCCAGGGCGCGCTGGACGCGGGCGGCCGCTGCCACGGCGGCCCGGGCCGACCTGCGCAGGTTCGCGTCGTCGAAGTTGGCGAGCCGGTTGGCCGTGGCGCGGACCTCCCCCCGGGATCGGCGCTCCTCCCAGATGTCCCTGGTGGAGGTGGCGCCCAGTCGGGCGAGGAGGACCCCGATCGCCTCGCCGTCGCGGATCACGACCCGGTCCCCGCCGCGGACCTCGCGGGCCTTGGCGGTCACACCGAGACGCCGTGCGGCGCCCACGAGCGCCATCGCGGCCTCCGCCCCCGGCGCGGTGACCTCCAGCGCGGACGATCGACCGGGCTTGGTCAGCGACCCGTGGGCGAGGAACGCGCCCCGCCACGCAGCCTCGGCGGCGGCGACGGAGCCGCCGACGACCGCGGCGGGGAGCCCGCGGACCGTCCGGCCCGAGTTGTCGACCAACCCGAGTTGGCGGGCCAGATCCGCACCCCGGTCGATGACCCGCAGGACGAACTTTCGGGCCGGTCGCCCGCCCGAGCCCCCGATCGGGTGGAT from Dietzia sp. B32 includes:
- a CDS encoding phosphoglycerate kinase → MAVSTLNDLLDAGVEGRKILVRCDLNVPLDGTTITDAGRITASLPTLNALLDAGAALVITAHLGRPKGQADPEFSLAPVAEKLGDELGRYVQLAGDVVGPDARERANGLTDGDVLLVENVRFDARETSKDEAERAEFAAELASLVGEDGAFVSNGFGVVHRAQASVYDVAKVLPAYAGDLVRSEVEVLANLSGDPEHPYAVVLGGSKVSDKLAVIEALAPKVDSLVIGGGMCFTFLAAQGHGVGSSLLQEEMIDTCKDLLAKFGDVISLPVDVVAADGFAADAPHTTVAADAIPEGKMGLDIGPESVKAFSETLSTAKTVFWNGPMGVFEFEAFSAGTRGVAEAIITATKNGAFSVVGGGDSAAAVRTLGLGEENFSHISTGGGASLEYLEGKELPGVTALERSN
- the gap gene encoding type I glyceraldehyde-3-phosphate dehydrogenase; translated protein: MTVRVGINGFGRIGRNFYRAVEALKAEGKTDIEIVAVNDLTTNDMLAHLLKYDSILGRLGKDVTFDDSSITVGGVKIGALAVKEGPASVPWGDYGVDVVVESTGIFTDAEKAKGHLEGGAKKVIISAPAKNEDITVVMGVNDHEYDGSQTIISNASCTTNCLAPVAKVLSDEFGIVKGLMTTIHAYTQDQNLQDAPHSDMRRARAAGINMVPTSTGAAKAVALVLPELKGKFDGYAVRVPLPTGSLTDLTVELEKKASVDEVNAAIKAAAEGPMKGILKYTEDPIVSSDIVGDPHSSIFDAPLTKAIDGQIKIASWYDNEWGYSNRLADIIGLVGKSL
- the whiA gene encoding DNA-binding protein WhiA; amino-acid sequence: MSLTAQVKSELVRVPVGNTETRKAEVAALLRFAGTLQVLSNRLVIEAEVDSGEIADRLAGELDALFSVPCEIHPIGGSGGRPARKFVLRVIDRGADLARQLGLVDNSGRTVRGLPAAVVGGSVAAAEAAWRGAFLAHGSLTKPGRSSALEVTAPGAEAAMALVGAARRLGVTAKAREVRGGDRVVIRDGEAIGVLLARLGATSTRDIWEERRSRGEVRATANRLANFDDANLRRSARAAVAAAARVQRALEILAEDVPDHLLAAGELRVQHRQSSLEELGQLADPPMTKDAVAGRIRRLLSMADRKAADLGIPDTESVVTEDMLDEG